From a single Brassica oleracea var. oleracea cultivar TO1000 chromosome C5, BOL, whole genome shotgun sequence genomic region:
- the LOC106343921 gene encoding pentatricopeptide repeat-containing protein At1g11900 isoform X1: MAKWSIVKRTALWEFRELREMAKWSIVRRIPVYGGSFTSMKHMVLAPAECSFSAMHSLIDTGGEALKKTAENSDSGSKFVSRIDYTSLVEKYRRDGNLSAAYDLLQSLQDKNIWLPVPVFKNLLAAAGEKKDTKLSCRAFKMMLVQAGTPLNSDCYLNLARAFIDTDDCVHLLSLLKEVSEASLPCRLIVINRTILAFAEFRQIHKVLMILEKMREWECKPDVITYNSVLDILGRAGLVNEMLSLLSSMKEDCDVSLNIITYNTVLNGMRKACRFDMCLVLYEEMVQCGIEPDLLSYTAVIDSLGRSGNTKEALRLFDEMKQRVIRPSVYVYRALIDCLKKTGEFNRALQLSDELKNTSALDLAGPQDFKRHLRR, encoded by the exons ATGGCGAAGTGGTCGATCGTTAAGAGAACAG CTCTCTGGGAGTTTAGAGAACTTAGGGAGATGGCGAAGTGGTCGATCGTTAGGAGAATCCCCGTCTACGGAGGTTCGTTCACTTCTATG AAACATATGGTGTTGGCTCCTGCTGAGTGCTCCTTCTCTGCGATGCACTCTTTGATAGACACGGGAGGGGAAGCCCTGAAGAAAACGGCTGAGAATAGTGATAGTGGTTCAAAGTTCGTTAGCAGAATCGATTACACGAGTCTTGTGGAGAAGTATAGAAGAGATGGGAACCTCTCTGCTGCATACGACTTGTTACAGTCCTTGCAAGACAAGAACATATGGTTGCCTGTCCCGGTTTTCAAGAACCTTCTTGCAGCAGCGGGTGAGAAGAAAGATACGAAGCTCTCTTGCAGAGCTTTTAAAATGATGTTGGTCCAAGCGGGTACGCCTTTGAATTCAGATTGTTATCTCAACCTCGCCAGAGCCTTTATTGACACCGATGATTGTGTACACTTGCTGAGCCTTCTCAAAGAAGTGTCGGAGGCTTCTCTTCCGTGTAGGTTAATTGTAATAAACAGAACCATCCTTGCATTTGCTGAGTTTCGACAGATCCATAAGGTGCTTATGATACTTGAGAAGATGAGAGAGTGGGAATGTAAGCCAGATGTGATCACTTACAACTCGGTTTTAGATATCTTGGGACGAGCTGGCTTGGTCAATGAGATGCTCAGTTTATTGTCATCGATGAAGGAAGATTGCGATGTGTCTCTAAACATCATTACATACAACACGGTGTTAAACGGGATGAGGAAAGCTTGTAGGTTCGATATGTGTTTGGTGTTATACGAAGAAATGGTTCAGTGCGGGATTGAGCCTGATCTGCTTAGCTATACAGCAGTGATAGACAGTTTGGGTCGGTCAGGGAACACAAAGGAAGCATTGAGGCTTTTCGATGAGATGAAACAGCGGGTGATACGACCATCCGTTTATGTCTACAGAGCATTAATTGATTGTCTGAAGAAGACAGGAGAGTTTAACAGGGCGTTGCAGCTTTCAGATGAGCTGAAGAACACTTCAGCATTAGATTTGGCAGGTCCACAAGATTTCAAACGGCACTTGAGACGCTAA
- the LOC106343921 gene encoding pentatricopeptide repeat-containing protein At1g11900 isoform X2: MAKWSIVRRIPVYGGSFTSMKHMVLAPAECSFSAMHSLIDTGGEALKKTAENSDSGSKFVSRIDYTSLVEKYRRDGNLSAAYDLLQSLQDKNIWLPVPVFKNLLAAAGEKKDTKLSCRAFKMMLVQAGTPLNSDCYLNLARAFIDTDDCVHLLSLLKEVSEASLPCRLIVINRTILAFAEFRQIHKVLMILEKMREWECKPDVITYNSVLDILGRAGLVNEMLSLLSSMKEDCDVSLNIITYNTVLNGMRKACRFDMCLVLYEEMVQCGIEPDLLSYTAVIDSLGRSGNTKEALRLFDEMKQRVIRPSVYVYRALIDCLKKTGEFNRALQLSDELKNTSALDLAGPQDFKRHLRR, translated from the exons ATGGCGAAGTGGTCGATCGTTAGGAGAATCCCCGTCTACGGAGGTTCGTTCACTTCTATG AAACATATGGTGTTGGCTCCTGCTGAGTGCTCCTTCTCTGCGATGCACTCTTTGATAGACACGGGAGGGGAAGCCCTGAAGAAAACGGCTGAGAATAGTGATAGTGGTTCAAAGTTCGTTAGCAGAATCGATTACACGAGTCTTGTGGAGAAGTATAGAAGAGATGGGAACCTCTCTGCTGCATACGACTTGTTACAGTCCTTGCAAGACAAGAACATATGGTTGCCTGTCCCGGTTTTCAAGAACCTTCTTGCAGCAGCGGGTGAGAAGAAAGATACGAAGCTCTCTTGCAGAGCTTTTAAAATGATGTTGGTCCAAGCGGGTACGCCTTTGAATTCAGATTGTTATCTCAACCTCGCCAGAGCCTTTATTGACACCGATGATTGTGTACACTTGCTGAGCCTTCTCAAAGAAGTGTCGGAGGCTTCTCTTCCGTGTAGGTTAATTGTAATAAACAGAACCATCCTTGCATTTGCTGAGTTTCGACAGATCCATAAGGTGCTTATGATACTTGAGAAGATGAGAGAGTGGGAATGTAAGCCAGATGTGATCACTTACAACTCGGTTTTAGATATCTTGGGACGAGCTGGCTTGGTCAATGAGATGCTCAGTTTATTGTCATCGATGAAGGAAGATTGCGATGTGTCTCTAAACATCATTACATACAACACGGTGTTAAACGGGATGAGGAAAGCTTGTAGGTTCGATATGTGTTTGGTGTTATACGAAGAAATGGTTCAGTGCGGGATTGAGCCTGATCTGCTTAGCTATACAGCAGTGATAGACAGTTTGGGTCGGTCAGGGAACACAAAGGAAGCATTGAGGCTTTTCGATGAGATGAAACAGCGGGTGATACGACCATCCGTTTATGTCTACAGAGCATTAATTGATTGTCTGAAGAAGACAGGAGAGTTTAACAGGGCGTTGCAGCTTTCAGATGAGCTGAAGAACACTTCAGCATTAGATTTGGCAGGTCCACAAGATTTCAAACGGCACTTGAGACGCTAA